A genomic segment from Pristiophorus japonicus isolate sPriJap1 chromosome 16, sPriJap1.hap1, whole genome shotgun sequence encodes:
- the rad51d gene encoding DNA repair protein RAD51 homolog 4: protein MVILREGICPGATAQLIQALKDQNVRTVVHLVSADVEELAQKCSVSYKTLVAVRRVLLAQYSPFPSNGADLYEELLGSTAILSTGNQNLDKLLDSGLYTGELTEFVGAASSGKTQVCLSLAVNISCELKQQVLYIDSTGGLTASRLLQMIQSQVDSMEGQSAALQRIEVVRVFEVYRLLDVLQDLRMSFTRRVTGACSSVKAVVVDSASAVLSSILGGHQVEGMSIMMQLARELKTMARELGVAVIVTNCVVQDTGGGVKPALGRSWSYVPNIRIFLQHSTPGAGPHRTRRSATILKSSRQVCGQCALYREPQSAGWTIPTPRRLHASSTQD, encoded by the exons ATGGTGATCCTCAGGGAGGGCATCTGTCCTGGAGCCACCGCGCAGCTCATCCAGGCTTTAAAAGACCAAAACGTCAGAACAG TGGTACACTTGGTGTCTGCAGATGTTGAAGAGCTAGCGCAGAAATGTTCCGTTTCCTACAAG ACGCTGGTCGCGGTGAGGCGTGTGCTGCTTGCCCAGTATTCTCCGTTCCCTTCTAATGGGGCCGATCTCTACGAGGAACTACTGGGTTCCACGGCCATCTTGTCTACAGGAAACCAGAA CCTGGACAAGTTGCTGGACTCTGGCCTTTACACTGGAGAGCTGACTGAGTTTGTTGGAGCGGCAAGCAGCGGAAAGACTCAG GTGTGCCTGAGTTTAGCAGTGAACATCTCGTGTGAGCTGAAGCAACAAGTGCTCTACATTGATTCGACAGGGGGACTGACTGCCTCCCGCCTCCTGCAAATGATCCAAAGCCAGGTCGACAGCATGGAGGGGCAG AGTGCAGCTCTTCAGAGGATCGAGGTGGTGCGTGTGTTTGAAGTGTACCGCTTATTGGATGTACTGCAGGATCTCCGCATGAGCTTCACACGTCGG GTGACAGGAGCTTGCAGCTCAGTGAAAGCTGTTGTGGTCGATTCGGCCTCGGCTGTGctctcctccattttgggtggtcatcAGGTGGAAG GTATGTCTATCATGATGCAGCTAGCGAGGGAACTGAAGACTATGGCCAGAGAACTGGGTGTCGCTGTAATA GTGACCAACTGTGTTGTCCAGGACACTGGCGGAGGTGTGAAGCCAGCTTTGGGCCGCTCGTGGAGTTACGTCCCCAACATCCGCATCTTCCTCCAGCACAGCACACCAGGAGCAGGTCCGCACCGTACGAGACGCAGTGCAACGATCCTGAAATCATCCCGGCAGGTGTGTGGACAGTGCGCACTGTACAGAGAGCCACAATCGGCAGGGTGGACCATCCCAACTCCTCGCCGGCTCCATGCCAGCAGCACGCAAGATTGA